Proteins encoded together in one Leptospira meyeri window:
- a CDS encoding DUF2938 domain-containing protein has protein sequence MDFLIENDWKIVFVGIGATMAMDVWRLFLQKTVGVSSLDLGLLGRWVGYLFRGKIFHTSIGKTEAIPNETELGWASHYAIGILFSFLLPIIWGDGWLKNPMIVPALLVGVGTVVAPWFLMQPAMGIGIAASKTPKPYQVRLRNIAIHTVYGLGLYGSALLTNVLFR, from the coding sequence ATGGATTTTCTTATAGAGAATGACTGGAAGATCGTTTTTGTTGGGATAGGGGCAACAATGGCCATGGATGTTTGGCGGCTCTTTTTGCAAAAAACGGTTGGGGTGAGTTCGCTTGACCTTGGGCTTTTGGGACGTTGGGTTGGTTATCTGTTTCGAGGAAAAATTTTCCATACTTCGATAGGAAAGACCGAGGCGATACCGAATGAAACTGAACTTGGTTGGGCCTCGCATTATGCCATAGGGATTTTGTTTTCGTTTCTATTGCCTATCATTTGGGGAGATGGTTGGTTAAAGAATCCGATGATAGTACCGGCACTTTTGGTTGGAGTTGGAACCGTTGTGGCTCCTTGGTTTCTCATGCAACCGGCTATGGGAATTGGAATTGCTGCTTCCAAAACGCCCAAACCTTATCAAGTGCGACTCAGAAACATTGCCATTCATACAGTTTATGGACTTGGACTTTATGGATCTGCACTTCTAACAAATGTTTTGTTCCGTTAA
- a CDS encoding MFS transporter: MKYITVTALIVLFGFFSVGIPIATLPGLIKGTLGLSDVWLGIILGTQSLVTLVSRHHSGSLSDLKGPKVAVLRGLFFGVISGIVGLGIVYFQGVLGLVFLLVGRIILGYSESLLITGALSWGVGLVGPSNAGRVMAWSGMAMYAAIAISSPLGYLMVLQFGFQGGVVLAILFPIFAGIISYFVPAVPPVGSARIPFYQVVPKVWKQGMGLFFAAVCFAGIAGFSTLLFKERGWENAHWVMVIFGSAYVLARIFFAQTVDQYGGKRIALIFSAVAILGQGLLWQANHSSLVFLGAALTGFGYSLVFPAFGVEAVKNMEAKFRGVALGAYVAFFDLALGVTGPLAGFVAKQFGYAAVYAFGMIACTLSFLIALSLKEIKKITEA, translated from the coding sequence ATGAAATATATTACTGTGACTGCTCTCATTGTTCTTTTCGGATTTTTTTCCGTAGGCATTCCCATTGCAACACTTCCAGGATTGATTAAAGGGACCTTGGGTTTGAGTGATGTTTGGCTCGGAATCATACTGGGGACACAATCACTTGTAACACTAGTGAGTCGGCATCATTCCGGTTCGCTATCTGATTTAAAAGGACCAAAAGTTGCGGTCCTTCGAGGATTATTTTTCGGTGTGATATCTGGAATTGTTGGGTTGGGAATTGTATATTTTCAAGGCGTTTTGGGATTAGTATTTCTTCTTGTTGGAAGAATTATTTTGGGATATTCAGAAAGTTTACTCATCACTGGTGCCCTTTCTTGGGGTGTAGGTTTGGTTGGACCATCTAACGCTGGTCGTGTGATGGCTTGGAGTGGAATGGCCATGTATGCAGCGATTGCGATCTCAAGCCCCTTAGGTTATTTGATGGTACTTCAATTTGGATTTCAGGGAGGAGTGGTTCTTGCGATTCTATTCCCTATTTTTGCCGGGATCATTTCCTATTTTGTTCCTGCTGTTCCACCGGTTGGTAGTGCGAGGATTCCTTTCTATCAAGTGGTCCCTAAAGTGTGGAAACAGGGAATGGGTCTTTTTTTCGCAGCTGTTTGTTTTGCTGGGATTGCCGGTTTTAGTACATTACTTTTCAAAGAAAGAGGATGGGAAAATGCTCATTGGGTGATGGTCATTTTTGGATCCGCATATGTTTTAGCTCGTATCTTCTTTGCACAAACTGTAGATCAATATGGTGGTAAAAGAATTGCGCTGATCTTCTCTGCTGTTGCCATTTTAGGGCAAGGTTTATTATGGCAGGCAAATCATTCGTCTTTGGTATTTTTAGGGGCAGCACTGACTGGATTTGGTTACTCTCTTGTGTTTCCTGCTTTTGGTGTGGAAGCAGTTAAAAATATGGAGGCAAAATTTCGTGGTGTTGCTCTTGGAGCTTATGTAGCTTTTTTTGATCTCGCACTGGGGGTGACTGGACCGCTTGCTGGGTTTGTTGCCAAACAATTTGGTTATGCAGCAGTGTATGCATTTGGAATGATTGCTTGTACATTATCTTTCCTCATTGCCTTAAGTTTAAAAGAAATAAAAAAGATAACTGAAGCATAA
- a CDS encoding ArsR/SmtB family transcription factor, producing MEIIPRMSEVASMLGNESRLILLQLLSNGEKSVELLSEESGIPVANTSQHLQALKKTNVVTTRREGKRILYRWEQGPMKDLFFALEKFAVFSIAERQSPSSGSAPNIKNNISFSELQKKMKKGGALLIDVRSKEEYKKGHIQDAINVPYNDLLTHKFPKTKEVIVYCRGPLCLLSVNAMKLLQSREVNVFRFDGGFSGWESLEK from the coding sequence ATGGAAATCATACCACGTATGAGCGAAGTTGCGAGTATGCTTGGGAACGAATCTCGTCTGATTTTACTCCAACTATTGTCTAACGGTGAAAAGTCTGTGGAGCTTTTGTCAGAAGAATCCGGTATTCCTGTTGCGAATACCTCACAACACCTCCAAGCTTTAAAAAAAACGAATGTGGTGACTACTCGTCGAGAAGGAAAAAGGATTCTTTACCGCTGGGAACAAGGACCAATGAAAGATTTGTTCTTTGCTTTGGAAAAGTTTGCTGTGTTTAGTATTGCCGAAAGGCAAAGCCCATCCAGTGGAAGTGCACCAAACATAAAGAATAATATAAGTTTCTCGGAACTTCAAAAGAAAATGAAAAAAGGAGGAGCCCTCCTCATTGATGTTCGTTCTAAAGAAGAATATAAAAAAGGCCATATCCAAGATGCAATTAATGTTCCCTATAACGATCTTTTAACTCACAAATTTCCTAAAACAAAAGAGGTTATCGTATATTGCCGAGGACCACTTTGCCTCTTATCCGTTAACGCAATGAAACTTTTGCAATCCCGTGAAGTGAATGTTTTTCGTTTTGATGGAGGATTTAGTGGTTGGGAGTCTCTGGAAAAATAA
- a CDS encoding 7TM-DISM domain-containing protein: MKCFGKFILFFIITAIPLNCYQKLNEKYHNLSYVDLSDTNWDISIPINLSSGWEIYWNQLLDPINFEANHSLDDVPIVEFRPWTNLNIAKQKFPANGFATYRKKIKVQKNLGIKQFSIYFHHLFSASKVYVNGVLIQENGKVSSLLSDIVPDRANSTIEFLTDKQELEIVLQIANQDFYQGGPRGEFLIASPLQMQLYKSKSIIVEIFVFGLIFGSALYHLSFYFINRNQRAFFYFAIVCITFLIRIPFLNSKLHSYFIPIRSFEFQSIWLHYVNILTFVFSVLFLSELFKSKQYKKVNNFFFVGAVFALFTPFIPKTYQYYLNFFYLVLYLILFLAFSFFLLYKHKKEAQGLYSMAMALFSLALFCILAISLNYYGIQGGLYLIIGYLFYVIFQTVSLSKFFAYAIESRANIEMALHEESLYALSKQRTEMQLMVHDQLGANLTDLKVYLERKIGSINESTKRNFDLVHIYDRVVSIIQSLRNQLLYIEDQNLIFENFVTGLHLTFLRRYSDVGREFEFLPSNDFLNYFSEVKVIGKNQSYFLNIFYMLYEVCTNDIKYGSGESVWTLDYVDGSFFIIQRNSLNLPIQNQKSHLELKSIKQRLSQLNGNLEVQILDESYQLKIQFPTGAKFFS, translated from the coding sequence ATATCATAATCTTTCCTATGTAGATTTATCAGATACCAATTGGGATATTTCCATTCCAATCAATTTATCGTCTGGTTGGGAAATTTATTGGAACCAATTATTGGATCCAATAAATTTCGAAGCTAATCATTCATTAGATGATGTTCCAATTGTTGAATTTCGGCCTTGGACGAATTTGAACATTGCTAAACAAAAGTTCCCTGCAAATGGATTTGCAACCTATCGTAAAAAGATAAAAGTTCAAAAGAATTTGGGGATTAAACAATTCTCTATATATTTCCATCATTTGTTTTCTGCTTCTAAAGTTTACGTCAATGGTGTGCTTATACAGGAGAATGGAAAAGTTTCGTCCTTACTTTCAGATATTGTTCCTGATAGAGCAAATTCAACTATTGAGTTTTTAACAGATAAGCAAGAATTAGAGATTGTTTTGCAAATTGCTAACCAAGATTTCTATCAAGGTGGGCCAAGAGGTGAGTTTTTGATTGCTTCTCCTTTGCAAATGCAATTGTATAAAAGTAAAAGTATTATTGTCGAAATTTTTGTTTTTGGTCTTATTTTTGGGTCAGCCTTATATCATTTGTCTTTTTACTTTATTAATCGTAACCAACGTGCTTTTTTCTATTTTGCAATTGTATGTATTACATTTTTAATTCGAATACCTTTTTTGAATTCTAAATTACACTCTTATTTTATTCCCATCCGAAGTTTTGAATTTCAGTCGATATGGTTACATTATGTAAATATACTTACTTTTGTGTTTTCTGTTTTATTCTTGAGTGAGTTATTTAAGTCGAAACAATACAAAAAAGTAAATAATTTCTTCTTTGTTGGTGCAGTTTTTGCTTTGTTTACTCCTTTTATTCCCAAAACGTATCAATACTATTTGAATTTTTTTTATCTCGTTCTTTATTTGATATTGTTCTTAGCATTCTCTTTTTTTCTTCTTTATAAACATAAAAAGGAGGCGCAAGGTTTATATTCGATGGCAATGGCTCTATTCTCACTTGCCTTATTCTGTATTTTAGCCATTTCTCTCAACTATTACGGCATTCAGGGTGGTTTATATCTAATTATTGGATATTTGTTTTATGTGATTTTCCAGACGGTATCTTTGAGTAAATTTTTTGCATATGCAATCGAATCTAGAGCCAATATTGAAATGGCTCTACATGAAGAATCATTATATGCGTTGTCAAAACAGAGAACTGAGATGCAGTTGATGGTACACGACCAATTGGGTGCAAATTTAACGGATTTAAAAGTATATTTGGAAAGAAAAATTGGCAGTATAAATGAATCGACTAAACGTAATTTTGATCTGGTCCATATTTACGATAGAGTCGTTTCCATCATCCAGTCACTTCGTAACCAACTACTTTACATCGAAGATCAAAACTTAATTTTTGAAAACTTTGTCACTGGTTTACATTTGACTTTCTTAAGAAGGTATTCCGATGTTGGACGTGAGTTTGAATTTTTGCCATCTAATGACTTTTTAAATTATTTCAGCGAAGTAAAAGTCATTGGTAAAAACCAAAGTTATTTTTTGAATATATTTTATATGTTGTATGAAGTTTGTACAAATGATATCAAATATGGAAGTGGCGAATCTGTATGGACACTGGATTATGTAGACGGTTCTTTTTTTATTATTCAAAGAAATTCGTTGAACCTACCAATACAAAATCAAAAAAGTCATCTTGAATTAAAAAGTATCAAACAAAGATTATCGCAATTAAATGGGAATTTGGAAGTTCAGATTTTAGATGAAAGTTACCAATTAAAAATTCAATTTCCTACTGGAGCAAAGTTTTTTTCTTAA
- a CDS encoding helix-turn-helix domain-containing protein, translated as MIGSILLGAGFMQSVFLGLYFHRQEIVGRKFSRDLGYFFFFLSLIMICNLVYFLGKLNEFPHLIKVGYLFGFCIAPFFSFAVTRYFGIPKENRIWSGMFLLVPILFFLIHIPFFLLSGDDKILSLKNNPQNGILSEVNLFQMMTLFFSLIVFLRAYYRFRLLLGEFSNGFLREEKLFSSYVLVLVIWLSLCILFCIFFPGKISESISNIGFSVWVLGFAWHRIYLDQKEMNTDQILYPNQNTIKYQKSYLSDQKLNELGKHLESLLTEKELILEGDLTLPKISDIMGLSSHITSQVCNRYFGQSLIEIIRQKRIEFAKKALIESDTPILRVGFDVGFNSKNAFIRAFKDLTKLTPSEFRKKHKP; from the coding sequence ATGATAGGGTCCATCTTACTCGGTGCAGGTTTTATGCAGTCTGTATTCCTTGGCTTATATTTTCATCGCCAAGAAATTGTAGGAAGAAAATTCAGTCGTGATTTAGGATATTTCTTCTTCTTCCTCTCTTTGATTATGATTTGTAACCTCGTTTACTTTTTAGGAAAACTCAATGAATTTCCGCATCTTATCAAAGTAGGTTATCTCTTTGGATTTTGTATTGCCCCATTTTTTTCTTTTGCAGTGACAAGATATTTTGGGATTCCCAAAGAAAATCGAATTTGGTCCGGAATGTTTTTATTGGTGCCAATTTTATTTTTTTTAATTCATATCCCATTTTTTTTATTGAGTGGGGATGATAAAATTCTATCTCTCAAAAACAATCCTCAAAACGGAATATTGAGTGAGGTAAATTTGTTTCAAATGATGACTCTATTTTTTTCTCTAATTGTTTTTTTGCGAGCATATTACCGTTTTCGATTGTTATTGGGAGAGTTTTCCAATGGTTTTCTCAGAGAAGAGAAACTTTTTTCTAGTTATGTTTTAGTTTTGGTCATATGGCTATCTCTGTGTATATTGTTTTGTATTTTTTTCCCTGGGAAAATTTCAGAAAGTATATCTAACATTGGTTTTTCGGTATGGGTTCTTGGATTTGCTTGGCACAGAATTTATCTTGACCAAAAAGAGATGAATACCGACCAAATTTTGTATCCTAACCAAAACACAATCAAATACCAAAAGTCTTATTTATCGGATCAAAAATTAAATGAACTGGGAAAACATTTAGAAAGTTTGCTAACTGAAAAAGAATTGATTTTAGAAGGTGATTTGACTCTTCCCAAAATTTCAGATATCATGGGACTTTCTTCTCACATAACATCGCAAGTATGCAATCGATACTTCGGCCAAAGTCTAATTGAAATCATCAGACAAAAAAGAATTGAATTTGCGAAAAAAGCTCTGATAGAATCTGATACGCCCATCCTTCGGGTTGGTTTTGATGTTGGATTCAATTCCAAAAATGCCTTTATCAGAGCCTTTAAAGATTTAACAAAATTAACACCTTCTGAGTTTCGAAAAAAACACAAACCTTAG